A section of the Salmo trutta chromosome 4, fSalTru1.1, whole genome shotgun sequence genome encodes:
- the LOC115191373 gene encoding zinc finger protein 271-like translates to MDPGNISLGLETQTDLFRGDWNRYSSSVYSEGCLDKKGEGLVVEEVTLKVEGDAPPRWNADSHLGDGLSQGRDFLDYSGSLETNKNVVTHSPLHALRHHDPVSMSMGPSDSHGHLLFDQVLNSNNRARAHSQGGGATSGNSKEKRFLCMFCNKGFSCSQKVERHQRVHTGEKPFKCTQCDMRFAQAGHLKRHQRVHTGEKPYSCTQCHMRFAQAGDLKRHQRVHTGEKPYSCPQCEKRFSERSYLRIHQQKKHFTQ, encoded by the coding sequence atggaccctggcaacatatccttgggtttagagacacagactgatctgtttagaggggactggaaccggtacagtagtagtgtatactctgaagggtgcctagataagaaaggggaggGTCTGGTTGTAGAGGAAGTGACTTTAAAAGTGGAGGGCGATGCTCCTCCCAGATGGAATGCAGATAGTCACCTAGGAGACGGACTCTCACAGGGCAGAGATTTCTTAGATTACAGTGGAAGCTtagaaacaaataaaaatgttgttacccactcccctttacacgCGCTCAGGCATCACGACCCAGTGTCCATGTCGATGGGGCCTTCAGATTCACACGGCCACCTCCTTTTCGATCAGGTGTTGAACTCAAACAACAGGGCTAGAGCCCATTCTCAGGGAGGGGGAGCTACATCAGGCAATAgtaaagagaaacggttcctctgcatgttctgtaacaaaggcttcagtTGCTCCCAGAAGGTggagaggcaccagagggtccacacaggggagaaaccattcAAATGTACCCAGTGTGACATGCGCTTCGCCCAGGCTGGccacctgaagaggcaccagagggtccacacaggggagaaaccctacagctgtacccagtgtcacatgcgcttcgcccaggctggtgacctgaagaggcaccagagggtccacacaggggagaaaccctatagctgcccgcagtgtgagaagaggttctcagagaggagctacctcaggatacaccagcagaaaaaacaTTTCACTCAATAA